One Bradyrhizobium manausense DNA segment encodes these proteins:
- a CDS encoding sugar ABC transporter substrate-binding protein — protein sequence MKTFGNPTRVTLAVLALTALTAPALAQQGLDEPFQKPFKEALAGKTVAYVPVAMNFDLTEGWYAGLKKELEPYGVKFVIRDANWNTNAGAQAVTSLITEKPAVMVVHNPDVQTYAKLLQRAENEGIYVIQINMGSAYRSSAFVGANWVEIGERQTEAVVKACEGKSNKIAIVQGALSAAASAYTLKGVENVLAKHPEIKVASSQAADWDAAKAKAITQTVLKQNPDLCGIVGFWDGMDIGTAAAVKEAGLTGKVFLTTSGGGERKGACELVKSGAFDLDMSYDVPTQAAQMAGTIKWLLSSGAKPGSVKGSEYTTLIPITKENADSQTSCWNLSDLKK from the coding sequence ATGAAGACCTTTGGCAACCCGACCAGGGTGACCCTGGCCGTACTGGCTCTGACTGCACTGACCGCACCGGCTCTGGCTCAGCAAGGGCTGGACGAACCGTTCCAGAAGCCGTTCAAGGAAGCGCTTGCCGGCAAGACCGTGGCCTATGTGCCGGTGGCGATGAACTTCGATCTTACCGAGGGCTGGTATGCCGGCCTGAAGAAGGAGCTCGAGCCCTACGGCGTCAAGTTCGTGATTCGCGACGCCAACTGGAACACCAATGCCGGCGCGCAGGCAGTCACCTCGCTGATCACCGAGAAGCCAGCGGTGATGGTGGTCCATAATCCGGACGTGCAGACCTACGCAAAACTGCTGCAGCGTGCCGAGAATGAAGGCATCTACGTCATCCAGATCAATATGGGCTCGGCCTATCGGAGTTCCGCCTTCGTCGGCGCCAACTGGGTCGAGATCGGCGAACGCCAGACAGAAGCCGTGGTCAAGGCCTGTGAGGGCAAGTCGAACAAGATCGCGATCGTGCAGGGCGCCCTCTCGGCCGCGGCGAGCGCCTACACATTGAAGGGTGTCGAGAACGTTCTCGCCAAGCATCCGGAGATCAAGGTGGCATCGAGCCAGGCTGCCGATTGGGATGCCGCCAAGGCCAAGGCGATCACGCAAACGGTGCTGAAGCAAAATCCCGATCTCTGCGGCATCGTCGGCTTCTGGGATGGCATGGACATCGGCACCGCCGCCGCAGTGAAGGAAGCCGGACTGACCGGCAAGGTGTTCCTCACCACCTCGGGCGGCGGCGAGCGCAAGGGCGCCTGCGAACTGGTGAAGTCAGGCGCGTTCGATCTCGACATGAGCTACGACGTGCCGACCCAGGCCGCGCAGATGGCCGGCACGATCAAGTGGCTGCTATCCTCAGGGGCCAAGCCTGGCTCGGTCAAGGGCTCGGAATACACCACGCTGATCCCGATCACCAAGGAGAACGCTGACAGCCAGACGTCGTGCTGGAATCTCAGCGACCTCAAGAAATAG
- a CDS encoding sugar ABC transporter ATP-binding protein, translated as METRFGALGADDERGAPRSSRVVELGSRAGVPAGHVVLGAERISKSFAGVKALNDVDFDLRHGEVHALMGENGAGKSTLMKILAGVHTSYDGTIVVEGHAVSFTGVRDAEEAGVAIIHQELNLVPELSVADNIFLGREPLIGGVLIDRRRMVRAAARLLARLGVTIAPDTRIAGLRVGEQQLVEIAKALSLNARILIMDEPTSALSSSECDTLFKIVRQLASEGVAIIYTSHRIEEVLELADRVTVLRDGRRVVTARIDELSRGAIISAMVGREMAANERGATVADGAAVLSVQDLTLDTLGPHGWRRTLHGVSFELKRGEILGIGGLLGSGRTEILESIFGVAHGWRTGRIAIDGAAAEINSPSDAYHFGLALVSEDRKERGLHLADSICDNVALPSIGALSRFGLRTFARERGLAADMVKRLSVRCTGIGQQAAALSGGNQQKVVIGKWLATEPRILLLDEPTRGIDIGAKQEIYRLIFDLAALGLGIIVVTSEMPELLLLSDRILVMCEGRQTGILARENASQETVMRLAAPGMANWMQEATS; from the coding sequence ATGGAGACACGCTTCGGCGCGCTCGGGGCAGACGACGAGCGCGGCGCGCCGCGTTCCTCTCGCGTGGTCGAGCTTGGCAGCCGCGCGGGCGTGCCGGCCGGACATGTCGTGCTCGGCGCGGAACGGATCTCCAAATCCTTTGCCGGCGTGAAGGCGCTCAACGACGTCGATTTCGATCTGCGCCACGGCGAAGTGCACGCGCTGATGGGCGAGAACGGTGCCGGCAAGAGCACCCTGATGAAGATCCTTGCCGGCGTGCACACGAGCTACGACGGCACCATTGTGGTCGAGGGCCATGCTGTGTCCTTCACCGGCGTGCGCGATGCTGAGGAGGCCGGCGTCGCCATCATTCATCAGGAGCTCAACCTCGTTCCCGAGCTCAGCGTCGCCGACAATATCTTCCTCGGCAGAGAGCCGCTGATCGGCGGCGTCCTGATCGATCGACGCCGTATGGTCAGGGCCGCCGCGCGCCTGCTGGCGCGCCTCGGCGTCACCATCGCACCCGACACCCGGATTGCGGGCTTACGCGTCGGCGAGCAGCAGCTCGTCGAGATCGCCAAGGCGCTGTCGCTCAATGCGCGCATCCTCATCATGGACGAGCCGACGTCTGCGCTGTCCTCGTCGGAATGCGACACGCTGTTCAAGATCGTGCGCCAGCTCGCAAGCGAAGGCGTCGCGATCATCTACACGTCGCATCGCATCGAGGAGGTGCTCGAGCTTGCCGACCGCGTCACCGTGCTGCGCGACGGACGGCGCGTGGTGACGGCGCGGATCGACGAACTCTCACGCGGGGCCATCATCTCGGCGATGGTCGGCCGCGAGATGGCCGCGAACGAGCGCGGCGCGACGGTGGCTGACGGCGCCGCCGTCCTCTCCGTCCAGGACCTGACGCTGGATACGCTCGGCCCGCACGGATGGCGGCGGACGCTGCACGGCGTGAGTTTCGAGCTGAAGCGCGGCGAGATCCTCGGTATCGGCGGCCTGCTCGGCTCCGGCCGCACGGAGATCCTGGAGTCGATCTTCGGCGTGGCACACGGCTGGCGGACTGGCCGCATCGCGATCGACGGCGCGGCTGCCGAGATCAACTCCCCTTCGGACGCCTACCATTTCGGCCTCGCACTCGTCAGCGAGGACCGCAAGGAGCGCGGCCTGCATCTGGCCGACTCCATTTGCGACAACGTCGCGCTGCCCTCAATCGGCGCGCTCTCGCGATTCGGCCTGCGCACGTTTGCGCGCGAACGCGGACTCGCCGCCGACATGGTCAAGCGGCTCTCGGTTCGCTGCACCGGCATCGGCCAGCAAGCCGCCGCGCTGTCCGGCGGCAACCAGCAAAAGGTCGTGATCGGCAAATGGCTGGCGACTGAACCGCGCATCCTGCTGCTCGACGAGCCGACCCGCGGCATCGACATCGGCGCCAAGCAGGAGATCTACCGATTGATCTTCGATCTCGCCGCGCTAGGCCTCGGCATCATCGTGGTCACATCGGAAATGCCCGAACTGCTGCTGTTGTCCGACCGCATCCTCGTCATGTGCGAGGGACGGCAGACCGGCATCCTCGCACGCGAGAACGCCTCGCAGGAGACGGTGATGCGCCTTGCTGCACCGGGGATGGCGAACTGGATGCAGGAAGCCACATCATGA
- a CDS encoding sugar ABC transporter ATP-binding protein: MSDIALSLRKATKLYAGVPAIDGVDFDLRRGEIHALVGENGAGKSTLTKVMAGVVTLTAGTMTVDGAEVAPKTPLEARNLGIAMVFQENSLVPTMTVAQNLFLGQEKFYNRLRGIYIAAQQFLQSLNFDVTPTATVSGLGAAKKQMVEIARAVLHRAKVIIFDEPTASLTPEEKKYFFDLVRDLKKRGVSIVFISHALEEALLLADRITVLRDGKHVVTDDVAKFDRAAIVQAMVGRDLSNTLYGARKSTVRPAGARVLTVQNLKMAPMVKNNSLSVFAGQITGVFGLVGAGRTETFKIVAGVLKRDFFHGGEILLHDQPVRYRVPAPAVKAGIAYVTEDRKVEGFFETSSIARNIYLGLLSKFPGGRMMLSRRETDTVGKTWIERLKVRAIGDDGKVVELSGGNQQKVVIAKSLVQEPDLIIFDEPTRGVDVGAIVEIHELINRLADEGKAVVVISSYLPEIMALSDRILVSRQGKVVEEFSALEATEEKIMYAAIH; the protein is encoded by the coding sequence ATGAGCGACATCGCACTCTCGCTGCGCAAGGCCACGAAGCTCTACGCCGGCGTGCCCGCCATCGACGGGGTCGACTTCGACCTCCGCCGCGGTGAGATCCACGCGCTGGTCGGCGAAAACGGTGCCGGCAAATCGACGCTCACCAAGGTGATGGCGGGCGTGGTGACGCTGACCGCGGGCACGATGACGGTCGACGGCGCTGAGGTCGCGCCGAAGACGCCGCTGGAGGCGCGCAATCTCGGCATCGCCATGGTGTTCCAGGAGAACAGCCTGGTGCCGACCATGACGGTCGCGCAGAATTTGTTTCTCGGGCAGGAGAAGTTCTACAACCGCCTGCGCGGCATCTACATCGCCGCACAGCAGTTCCTGCAATCGCTCAATTTCGACGTCACGCCGACGGCGACCGTCAGCGGCCTCGGTGCGGCCAAGAAGCAGATGGTTGAGATCGCGCGCGCGGTCCTGCACCGCGCCAAGGTCATCATCTTCGACGAGCCGACCGCGTCGCTGACGCCGGAGGAGAAGAAGTATTTCTTCGACCTCGTCCGCGACCTCAAGAAGCGCGGCGTCTCGATCGTCTTCATCTCGCACGCACTCGAAGAAGCGCTGCTGCTCGCCGACCGCATCACGGTGCTGCGCGACGGCAAGCATGTCGTCACCGACGATGTCGCCAAGTTCGACCGCGCCGCGATCGTGCAGGCCATGGTCGGGCGCGATCTCTCCAACACGCTTTATGGCGCACGCAAGAGTACCGTGCGGCCGGCCGGCGCGCGGGTGCTGACGGTGCAGAACCTGAAGATGGCGCCGATGGTGAAGAACAATTCATTGTCGGTCTTCGCAGGCCAGATCACCGGCGTGTTCGGCCTCGTCGGAGCGGGCCGCACCGAGACCTTCAAGATCGTCGCCGGCGTGCTCAAGCGCGACTTCTTCCACGGCGGTGAGATCCTGCTGCATGACCAGCCGGTGCGCTACCGTGTGCCGGCGCCGGCGGTCAAGGCCGGCATTGCCTACGTCACCGAGGACCGCAAGGTCGAGGGCTTCTTCGAGACGTCCTCGATCGCGCGCAACATCTATCTTGGCCTGCTATCGAAGTTTCCCGGGGGACGCATGATGCTGTCGCGGCGGGAAACCGACACCGTCGGCAAGACCTGGATCGAGCGGCTCAAGGTTCGCGCCATCGGCGATGACGGCAAGGTGGTCGAGCTCTCAGGCGGCAACCAGCAGAAGGTCGTGATCGCGAAGTCGCTGGTGCAGGAGCCGGACCTGATCATCTTCGACGAGCCGACCCGCGGCGTCGACGTCGGCGCCATCGTCGAGATCCACGAGTTGATCAACCGGCTCGCCGACGAGGGCAAGGCTGTCGTGGTGATCTCATCCTATCTGCCCGAGATCATGGCTCTCTCGGACCGCATCCTGGTCTCACGCCAGGGCAAGGTCGTGGAAGAGTTCTCCGCACTCGAAGCGACGGAGGAGAAGATCATGTACGCGGCGATCCACTAG
- a CDS encoding DUF2059 domain-containing protein, translated as MFRRLLTVVGILLLVSSASAQAPSPEAMNTARKLVVTLKIADQYRALLPQLLLKLRPVVAQDRPEIERDYDAMTAPGAEIYAPFFTAMVDQIAAAYAATFTLDELRQIEAFYAQPVGQKFLTQSDALAQATARIGQDASQKAADELKQRLIEALRQKGHKL; from the coding sequence ATGTTCAGACGCTTGTTGACGGTCGTCGGCATTCTCCTTCTTGTTAGCAGCGCATCCGCGCAAGCGCCGTCACCGGAAGCGATGAATACGGCGCGCAAGCTCGTGGTGACGCTGAAGATCGCCGATCAATATCGCGCATTGTTGCCGCAGCTGCTGCTCAAGCTGCGGCCAGTCGTGGCGCAGGACCGGCCGGAGATCGAGCGCGATTATGATGCGATGACGGCGCCCGGCGCCGAGATCTACGCGCCGTTCTTCACCGCCATGGTCGACCAGATCGCCGCCGCCTATGCCGCGACCTTCACCCTGGACGAGCTGCGCCAGATCGAAGCTTTCTACGCCCAGCCGGTCGGGCAGAAGTTCTTGACGCAATCGGACGCGCTGGCGCAGGCGACAGCCCGGATCGGCCAGGACGCCAGCCAGAAGGCCGCCGACGAACTGAAGCAGCGCCTGATCGAGGCGCTGCGCCAGAAGGGGCACAAGCTCTAA
- a CDS encoding ABC transporter permease, translating to MPMRDTITSLRYRYWPDHLLGEILSKRWTETAIPVILLLIVGFAFSRSIDNFLSPASLADTARQAGEIGFIALGLALVVIVGGIDLSVGSIFALTDFCALYLLDVAGWPVPAVVIATLLCGAVLGAVNGILVGYLRLRAFITTLITLIIYRSAYDLLIQRYSNAIASAFPDIPSWDFIGAGSVFGIPTVALAYIVIAIFGHIFLTRLRPGWHITAIGGSRRSAYNSGIPVRRTIALCYVASGVLTSIAALFFASRLGTVGGDIGVGLEVIVLTATVLGGITLGGGKGSVAKSAVGVLIVLLITNGLTTMNARGGVNRMALAGILLVAAMVDIRWQKNRTRIISKVYVAPTYHELPPPPPTEIGQGGPFEQNDKLRIVEAIGLGRIEAPEDVILDRHDNLYAGSRHGDIMRFLAPDYQKMEVFAHIGGQPLGMAFDREDNLYVCIGGMGLYRIKPDGTVEKATDETNRSMRSVNDDSRLRLADDLDITDDGLIFFSEATVRYEMDEWPIDGLEARGNGRIISYDTKTGTTRTELRGLKFPNGICVASDGQSILFAETFGCSIKRYWFAGPKKGAVEVVMDNLPGYPDNINLASDGNYWLALVGMRSPSLDLAWKMPGFRRRMAKRVPVDEWLFPNINTGCVVKFNEQGKIVESFWDLHGENHPMITSMREHRGYLYLGGILNNRIGRYKLDNADPNFVQYDKRWGKQS from the coding sequence ATGCCGATGCGCGACACAATCACAAGCCTGCGTTACCGCTACTGGCCTGATCATCTCCTCGGCGAAATCCTGTCCAAGCGATGGACCGAGACAGCCATCCCGGTCATCCTCCTCCTGATCGTCGGCTTCGCCTTCAGCCGCTCCATCGACAACTTCCTGTCGCCGGCGAGCCTAGCCGATACTGCACGCCAGGCCGGCGAGATTGGGTTCATCGCACTCGGGCTCGCGCTGGTCGTCATCGTCGGCGGCATCGATCTGTCCGTGGGGTCGATCTTCGCACTGACCGATTTCTGCGCCCTCTATCTGCTTGACGTCGCTGGCTGGCCGGTTCCGGCGGTGGTGATCGCGACGCTGCTCTGCGGCGCCGTGCTCGGCGCCGTCAACGGCATCCTGGTCGGATATCTGCGGCTGCGCGCCTTCATCACCACGCTGATCACGCTGATCATCTACCGCTCGGCTTACGATCTCCTGATCCAGCGCTACTCCAACGCCATCGCGTCAGCCTTCCCCGACATCCCGTCGTGGGATTTCATCGGCGCCGGTTCTGTCTTCGGCATCCCCACCGTGGCACTGGCTTATATCGTCATCGCGATCTTCGGCCACATCTTCCTGACCCGGCTGCGCCCCGGCTGGCACATCACCGCAATCGGCGGCTCGCGACGTTCGGCATACAATTCAGGCATCCCCGTTCGCCGCACCATCGCGCTCTGCTACGTCGCGAGCGGCGTGCTGACCAGCATTGCCGCGCTGTTCTTCGCCTCACGGCTCGGCACCGTCGGCGGCGACATCGGTGTCGGCCTGGAAGTGATCGTGCTGACTGCGACCGTGCTCGGCGGCATCACGCTCGGCGGCGGCAAGGGCTCGGTGGCCAAATCGGCGGTCGGTGTGCTGATCGTGCTCCTGATCACCAACGGCCTCACCACCATGAACGCACGCGGCGGCGTCAATCGCATGGCGCTGGCCGGCATCCTGCTCGTCGCCGCGATGGTCGACATCCGCTGGCAGAAGAACCGGACCCGCATCATCAGCAAGGTCTATGTCGCACCGACCTACCACGAGCTGCCGCCACCGCCCCCGACCGAGATCGGACAAGGCGGGCCATTCGAGCAGAACGACAAGCTGCGTATCGTCGAGGCGATCGGCCTCGGACGAATCGAGGCGCCGGAAGACGTCATCCTCGATCGCCACGACAATCTCTATGCGGGTTCGCGTCACGGCGACATCATGCGCTTCCTCGCGCCCGACTATCAGAAGATGGAGGTCTTCGCCCATATCGGCGGCCAGCCGCTCGGCATGGCCTTCGACCGCGAGGATAATCTCTACGTCTGCATCGGCGGCATGGGACTCTATCGCATCAAGCCTGACGGTACTGTCGAGAAGGCCACCGACGAGACCAACCGCAGCATGCGCTCGGTCAACGACGACAGCCGCCTGCGGCTCGCCGACGATCTCGACATCACCGATGACGGCCTGATCTTCTTCTCGGAAGCGACCGTGCGCTACGAGATGGATGAATGGCCGATTGACGGCTTGGAGGCGCGCGGAAATGGCCGCATCATCTCCTACGACACCAAGACCGGCACGACCCGCACCGAGCTGCGCGGCCTCAAATTCCCCAACGGCATCTGCGTCGCCAGCGACGGCCAGTCGATTCTGTTCGCCGAGACCTTTGGCTGCTCGATCAAGCGCTATTGGTTCGCGGGACCGAAGAAAGGCGCGGTCGAAGTGGTGATGGACAATCTGCCTGGCTACCCCGACAACATCAACCTCGCCTCCGACGGCAATTACTGGCTGGCGCTGGTCGGCATGCGCAGCCCATCGCTCGACCTCGCCTGGAAGATGCCCGGCTTCCGCCGTCGCATGGCCAAGCGCGTGCCGGTCGACGAGTGGCTGTTCCCCAACATCAACACAGGCTGCGTGGTCAAGTTCAACGAGCAGGGCAAGATCGTCGAATCGTTCTGGGACCTGCACGGCGAGAACCATCCGATGATCACCTCGATGCGCGAGCATCGTGGCTATCTCTATCTGGGCGGCATCCTCAACAACCGCATCGGCCGCTACAAGCTCGACAACGCCGATCCGAACTTCGTCCAGTATGACAAGCGGTGGGGGAAGCAGTCGTGA
- a CDS encoding GntR family transcriptional regulator: MHSIGGFRGGARPARGRSAGGSKVDQAYLALKHAIVSGALAPETPIDKNEWCARFDVSKLSITTAINRLAFEGLVVVEPQRGSYVARIHLEDVRQWMLMRRALEVEVVGVCAASMSDDAIGALGQNLAYQKAAIASGDLEGFHELDTRFHHQMTESLSLARVGEALDTIRTHLERVRRTLLPEPGRPRGTYTEHEAIYRGIADRDPERARAEMANHLDRVARELHAFVEKHPGFFDG; encoded by the coding sequence ATGCATTCGATCGGCGGGTTCAGGGGCGGCGCGAGGCCGGCGCGCGGGCGCAGCGCGGGCGGCTCGAAAGTCGATCAGGCCTATCTTGCGCTGAAGCACGCCATCGTCTCAGGCGCGCTCGCGCCGGAAACGCCGATCGACAAGAACGAGTGGTGCGCGCGCTTTGACGTGTCGAAGCTGTCGATCACGACGGCGATCAACAGGCTCGCCTTCGAAGGGCTCGTCGTCGTCGAGCCGCAGCGCGGCTCCTATGTCGCCAGGATTCATCTCGAGGACGTCAGGCAGTGGATGCTGATGCGTCGCGCGCTGGAGGTCGAGGTCGTCGGCGTCTGTGCTGCGAGCATGTCGGACGATGCGATCGGTGCGCTCGGTCAGAATCTCGCCTACCAAAAGGCTGCGATCGCGAGCGGAGACCTGGAAGGCTTCCACGAGCTCGACACCAGGTTTCATCACCAGATGACCGAGAGCCTGAGCCTCGCGCGCGTCGGCGAAGCTCTCGATACGATCCGGACCCATCTTGAGCGCGTGCGCCGTACGCTGCTCCCGGAGCCGGGCCGGCCCAGGGGAACGTACACCGAGCACGAGGCGATCTACCGCGGGATTGCAGATCGCGATCCCGAAAGGGCCAGGGCCGAGATGGCCAACCATCTCGACCGCGTCGCGCGCGAGCTGCACGCCTTCGTGGAGAAGCATCCCGGCTTCTTCGACGGCTAG
- a CDS encoding ABC transporter permease — translation MKRFRFNQQEIVFAVFALLFLVFSIFLNGFLTTENMLTLLQNVAVLGILGLAMAIVVIGRGIDISLIAALAVPPGLVLQMVQNGHSLPYALLIAVLLTIAFGLVNGWLIAYAEVPSLFATLATGLLLAGLGQAVLFQLDVVQWSQGMNGFERLGQGTILGIPTSIVMFAIACVVVAFLLRQTRWGAYIYAIGDNPYAARVTGIPSRPIIVLQYVIAALIGCFAGLVMAASVNSMPTRVFNSTLIYDVILVVVLGGIGLSGGRGGVLNVIIGTLLIGTMLNGMTIMDISYAGQNLIKGVVLLLAVITDSFLNPRNEETAQQGDI, via the coding sequence ATGAAGCGCTTCCGGTTCAACCAGCAAGAGATCGTCTTCGCCGTCTTTGCGTTGCTATTCCTCGTCTTCTCGATCTTCCTGAATGGCTTTCTGACAACCGAGAACATGCTGACGCTGCTGCAGAACGTTGCAGTGCTCGGCATTCTCGGCCTCGCCATGGCAATCGTCGTGATCGGCCGCGGCATCGACATCTCGCTGATCGCGGCCCTCGCCGTGCCTCCGGGCCTCGTGCTTCAGATGGTGCAGAACGGACATTCTTTGCCGTACGCGCTGCTGATCGCCGTGCTGCTCACGATCGCCTTCGGTCTCGTCAATGGCTGGCTGATCGCCTATGCCGAGGTGCCGTCGCTGTTTGCTACACTTGCGACGGGGCTATTGCTCGCCGGCCTCGGGCAGGCCGTCCTGTTCCAGCTCGACGTCGTGCAATGGAGCCAGGGCATGAACGGCTTCGAACGGCTCGGACAGGGCACCATTCTCGGTATTCCCACCTCGATCGTGATGTTCGCGATTGCCTGTGTCGTGGTCGCCTTCCTGCTCCGCCAGACCCGCTGGGGCGCTTATATCTACGCGATCGGCGACAATCCTTACGCCGCGCGTGTCACCGGCATTCCGTCCCGTCCGATCATCGTGCTGCAATATGTGATCGCGGCCCTGATCGGCTGCTTCGCCGGCCTCGTGATGGCTGCGTCGGTCAATTCAATGCCGACGCGCGTCTTCAACTCGACGCTGATCTACGACGTGATCCTGGTGGTCGTGCTCGGCGGCATCGGGCTGTCAGGCGGCCGCGGCGGCGTGCTGAACGTCATCATCGGCACGCTGCTGATCGGCACCATGCTCAACGGCATGACCATCATGGACATCTCCTACGCCGGACAAAACCTGATCAAGGGCGTGGTCCTGCTGCTCGCCGTCATCACGGACTCTTTCCTGAATCCGCGCAACGAAGAAACGGCACAGCAAGGCGACATCTGA
- a CDS encoding OpgC domain-containing protein has protein sequence MIIRDQAALLAPVERDLRLDLFRGIGLWMIFLDHIPHDVVAWLTLRNYGFSDAAEFFVFISGYLVGWIYGPIVAGGWFLAALKRLWRRAAEMYVAHIMLFLLFTAQIARTARRFDNPMYEHEFNVFNFLAHPDELIGQAILLKYKPVNLDVLPLYITLVFASPLIVWCLMRRPNLTLAASAVLYVLSRWFDWNVASYPPGTTWYFNPFCWQLMFVFAAWCGIGQIEKISELVWSKVAMTLAAAWLIFALLIVMTWHVHALEVLIPKWMLKAIYPIDKTDLDMLRFTHFLALAIWVTHFVSRKWNVLHAAWLRPVILCGQHSLPIFCLGVFLSFSAHWILTQYTKGVWEQLAVSAVGIVIMIGAAWLLDRAERVPNLFVKVSEAEGPEAATEIAPASR, from the coding sequence ATGATCATACGGGACCAGGCAGCACTCTTGGCGCCGGTCGAGCGCGATCTGCGGCTCGACCTTTTTCGCGGCATCGGCCTGTGGATGATCTTCCTCGATCACATCCCCCACGACGTCGTGGCCTGGCTGACGCTGCGCAATTACGGCTTCAGCGATGCCGCCGAGTTCTTCGTCTTCATCTCCGGCTATCTGGTCGGCTGGATCTACGGGCCGATCGTCGCCGGCGGCTGGTTCCTCGCTGCGCTGAAGCGGCTGTGGCGGCGGGCGGCGGAAATGTATGTCGCCCACATCATGCTGTTCCTGCTGTTCACGGCGCAGATCGCCCGCACCGCGCGCCGCTTCGACAACCCGATGTACGAGCACGAGTTCAACGTGTTCAATTTCCTGGCGCATCCGGACGAACTGATCGGGCAGGCGATCCTGCTCAAATACAAGCCGGTCAATCTCGACGTGCTGCCGCTCTACATCACGCTGGTGTTCGCCTCGCCGCTCATTGTCTGGTGTCTGATGCGGCGGCCGAACCTGACCCTCGCGGCCTCCGCGGTGCTCTATGTGCTGTCGCGCTGGTTCGACTGGAACGTCGCCTCCTATCCGCCCGGGACGACCTGGTATTTCAATCCGTTCTGCTGGCAGCTGATGTTCGTTTTCGCCGCCTGGTGCGGCATCGGCCAAATCGAGAAGATCAGCGAGCTTGTCTGGTCAAAGGTCGCGATGACGCTGGCCGCCGCGTGGCTCATCTTTGCCCTCCTGATCGTGATGACTTGGCACGTCCATGCGCTCGAAGTCCTGATCCCGAAATGGATGCTTAAGGCGATCTACCCGATCGATAAGACCGACCTCGACATGCTCCGCTTCACGCATTTCCTGGCGCTGGCAATCTGGGTGACGCATTTCGTCTCGCGCAAGTGGAACGTGCTGCACGCGGCGTGGCTGCGTCCCGTCATCCTCTGCGGCCAGCACTCGCTGCCGATCTTCTGTCTCGGTGTATTCCTGTCGTTCTCCGCGCACTGGATCCTGACTCAATATACCAAAGGCGTCTGGGAGCAGCTTGCGGTCTCCGCCGTCGGCATCGTCATCATGATCGGCGCCGCGTGGCTGCTCGACCGCGCCGAGCGGGTGCCGAACCTCTTCGTGAAAGTGTCGGAGGCCGAAGGGCCCGAGGCCGCGACCGAGATCGCGCCGGCGAGCCGCTGA